From the genome of Polynucleobacter sp. AM-7D1:
TAGGCATTCGATAACATGGTCCACCAAACCACCTCATTAGGCTGCAACCTAGTGCGCGCCTTTAACCAGGCAATGGCATCATTAGTGCGGCCTAGTTTCAGGTAAGCATTCATCATCGCTGCGCCAGCAGCATAGGATTGTGGGAAGGCCTTTAAAGTCGCTTGAGCAATTTGTAGGGCCTCATCACCCTTACCCCTAGCTAATGCTAACTCGGAGGCGGTAATGTCTAAAGATAGGCTCTGTCGAATTATGGGAGATCCAGGCGCACTTGCGCTATTGGCTAGATTGCGTGCCTGTTGCAAATAGCCTGCAGCCTGATCGAACTTACCTTGCTTTTGAGCAACGAGCGCTAGTCCATAAAAACCTTCCATCTGTTTGCCTGGAGAAGACTGCTTACTCAGGCTATCAAAGGTATTTTTTAAGTCATACATTTGACTAGAGCTTCCAGACTGCTCCATACGAGCACGCGCTTTGATGAAGTAAAACTCCACCGCAGTAGGCACATTTCGACTGGCGACATTACGAGCACGATCTTGCATATCCGCAATACGATCAGTGGTTAATGGGTGAGTGCGCACATAGGATGGAACACCGCTATCCATAATCCCCGTAGCTTTTTGCAACCTCTGGAAGAATCCTGGTGCACCATTCACGTCGTAACCGCTTGCCGCCAGAATCTGAAAGCCAATACGATCAGCCTCGCGCTCAGCATCCCTCGAGTAGGAGAGTTGATTGTTCACTGCCACCGCCTGACCACCCTGCATCAAACCAGAAGCGGCGCCTGGATTGCGTGAGGCAGCTAATGCGCCCAACAAAATACCTGCAAGGGCAATCATCGTGTTGGTGGTCTGCTTGTCCATCTGACGCGCTAGATGGCGCTGTAAAACGTGGCCAGTCTCATGCCCCATCACTGAGGCTACCTCTGAATCTGTTTCAGCACTCACCAACAAGCCCGTATGAAAACCAATAAATCCACCAGGCAATGCAAACGCGTTAATACTGCTGTCTTTAACAGCGAATACCTCAAAGTTATAGGCGCCACTGCCCTGCTCATTAGCCCCACCCAATTGCAAACGTTTTGCAGCTTGCAATAAGCGTCGCTCCATTTGATTTAAATAATCATAGATAGGTAAGTCATTGGAATAATCTGGATCCGGACGAATCTGGCGCATGATCATCTCGCCATACTTTTTCTCGTCCATACGACTTAAGCTATCGCCACCTGGATCACCCATATCTGGGAGCACAAAGCTTGGCTGAGTTAGGGGTGTATTGCGTGAGGGCAAATTTGAAGAGCGGGCGTCGGGCGACTGAACTGCTCTACCTAGGTTCTGCAACGCAGCAGAGTCACCCTGAACCGAGACATCCCCCGTTATCGGGGAGGGCAAAGGACCAGCGGCATAAACAAAGCCAGCGCTTGGCCAAGCCAAGCTCAAAATGAGCTGAGCAGCCAAAATTCGCTTAAATAGCGATGATTTTTGCGATGTCTTTATGACTTCCATCCCTATATGGTAAAACTTATCCCATGAACAAACTAACTCATTTTGACGCCTCCGGCCAAGCCCATATGGTTAATGTGGGTGACAAGCCTAATACTCACCGAATTGCCCTTGCTGGCGGCAAGATTTCGATGTTACCTAGCACCTTCAAAATGGTAGAGGGAGGAACGCATAAGAAGGGTGACGTTCTCGGTATCGCCAGAATTGCAGGCATTCAGGCTTCTAAAAAAACATCTGATCTGATTCCCCTTTGCCATCCCTTGGCTTTGACCCATGTAAGTCTGGAATTTGTCCTACACCCAGAAACCAGTAGCATTAGCTGCCAAGTGAGAGCCGAAACCACAGGGCCCACAGGCGTTGAAATGGAGGCCCTCACCGCAGTTCAAGTCGCCCTACTCACCATCTATGATATGTGCAAAGCAGTCGACCGTGGCATGGTCATGGGTGATGTAAAACTACTTGAGAAGAGTGGCGGCAAGTCTGGCGAATGGAAAATTGCCGAATAATTTTGGAGGATATATGGCAGGAAAACTCAGTAAAAACGGCATTGCAATCCTTGCCAGCTTAGGTGTTGGCATCACCATGACTATTTTGTACTTCAACGAAAACATCAGCTTGTTTTTCGCTATTGTGTTTGCCTTGATTTTTAGCACAATCTCGAATTACGTCATCCTCGGCAGGGAAGCCTTTAAAGACAAATATGGAATGAACAAAAAGAAGAAATAAAAAATGCCCGTCAGGGCATTGATTTAACTCTTCTTTCTACCCCATGGCTCCATATGGGCATGGCGACGAATAATAAAATCAAAAATAATTTTCATCCACAAGGTTGAGCCAGCAATTGCTGACCAGGTTTCATAAGGTAAACCTAAAACCACCACGCCAAAAATGGCGTAAGTCATGATTAATCCCCCAAGCAAATTGAGAGCACCAACAATCAGGGCAAATTTATGAGGGTTCTTAGGCGACTTGCCGCCCTTCAGCGCTACCTCTGAGTAGTCTTTCTTGACCAGCACCCACCAGGCGCGGCGATACCAGTAAAACGCGATAGGGAACATGGCCAGAAACAAAATCCATGTCAGGGCTGTACTGATATCAAAAACCATTGAATACCTCTTTAATTAAAGTCGGTTCATTTTAGACTAATAAAAAAGGCCCTCTTGCGGGGGCCTTTTTTATTAGTCGGCACTAGCGAACTAGTACCGACAATGACATGCACTCTAATTAGTGTGCGCCATCTACTGCTTTTGAACCACGTGGAATACGTACAGCTTCAACCATTGCCTGGATGTGTGCTGGTGGCTCTTTAGTTACTTTATCAACTGCGAAAGCTACGATAAAGTTCACAGCCGCACCAATCGCACCGAAGGCTTCTGGAGTAATACCGAAGAAGCTATTCGCACCACCAATGAGACCAAGATACTCAGTACCCTTGATGAAGAAAATACCTTTGTGTGCGAACACATAGAACAAGGTGATGAAAAGACCAGCAAGCATACCGGCAATTGCACCTTCTTTGTTCATCTTCTTGGAGAAGATACCCATCATGATTGCAGGGAACAAGGAGCTAGCAGCAATACCGAATGCTAAGGCCACAGTACCCGCCGCAAACCCTGGCGGATTCAAGCCAAGATAACCCGCAATAACGATCGATACTGCCATCGCAATCTTACCGGCCATCAACTCGCCCTTCTCACTAATCTCAGGCATAAATACGTTCTTGACCAAATCGTGAGAAATCGCAGCAGAAATCGCCATCAACAAACCAGCAGCTGTAGAAAGCGCCGCAGCTAAACCACCCGCTGCAACCAGACCGATAACCCAGTTTGGCAACATCGCAATTTCAGGGTTAGCCAACACGATGATGTCAGCATTCACTGTCAACTCGTTGCCTTTCCAACCAGCAGCATTTGCTTTGTCAGCAGCAGCTTGATTTTTGGTTTTGTCGTTGTAGTACTGAACACGACCGTCACCATTCTTATCTTGCCACTTCAACAAACCAGTTTTTTCCCAACGAGCCATCCATGCTGGACGTGCGTCAGCTTTGATGCTTGACTCAACTGCAAACAAATCACCGTTAGTTGCAACAGCTGTATTTACTGTAGCAATCAAGTTGTACTTAGCCATTGCTGCAACAGCAGGAGCAGTAGTGTACAAAGCGGCAATAAAGATCAATGCCCAACCAGCAGATGAACGTGCATCAGCAACTGTTTTCACAGTAAAGAAGCGCATGATCACGTGTGGCAAACCAGCAGTACCAATCATCAATGAGAGTGTGTACACAAACATATTGAGCTTGCTACCAGCAGTTGTGGTTGTGTATTGACCAAATCCAAGTTCAGTTACCACTGTGTCAAGACGTGCCAACAAGGAAACATCTGAACCAGTCAAGTTTGCACCCAAACCAAACTGTGGAATTGCAACACCAGTCAATGCCAATGAAATGTATACCGCAGGGATGATGTAAGCTACGATCAACACCATGTACTGAGCTACTTGGGTATAAGTAATACCTTTCATACCACCGAACACAGCGTACGCAAACACAATACCCATACCGATATAAATACCAGTCTCAGAAGATACTTCCAAGAAGCGGGCAAACGCGATACCTACACCAGTCATCTGACCAATAATGTAAGTTAAAGAAGCTACGAGTAAGCAAACAACAGCCACTGTAGATGCTGTCTTAGAGTAGAAGCGATCGCCAATGAACTGTGGAACTGTGAACTTACCGAACTTACGCAGGTACGGAGCTAGCAAAAGCGCCAAGAGAACGTAGCCGCCAGTCCAACCCATAAGGAAGAGACCGCCGCCGTAGCCCATATTGGAAATCAAGCCAGCCATCGAAATGAAAGAAGCAGCAGACATCCAGTCAGCCGCTGTCGCCATACCGTTCATTACTGGGTTAACGTCACCACCGGCAACGTAGAACTCACTAGTAGAGCCTGCACGTGCCCATATCGCAATACCGATATAGAGCGCGAAGCTCAGACCAACCATGAGATATATAGTTGTTTGTAATTCCATGAAAATCTCCTGTTAGTCTTCGTGAACGTCGAACTGACGGTCAATTTTGCCCATACTGCTCTTGTACCACCAAATTAAGGCGATAAAGATCACTAAGGAACCTTGTTGAGCAAACCAAAATCCAAGTGGATATCCACCAAGATGAAATGCATTCATTTGTTCAACAAATAAAATGCCGGCACCGAAAGAAACTAAGAACCAAACAATCAAGATCCTAGTCAATAAGCCCAAGGTAGCTTTCCAGTAGCCGTGAGCGTCATGAGAATGTTGCATATTCCCTCCAGAGAATCGCTTTAGTTATAACCATAATTCCAGGTTTCCCCAGAGTCCTATCCGATCAATAACCGCAAAATACGCAGCTATTTATCATTAATCGCTAATATCGTGGGTATTGGCAAAAGAAATAACTAGTATTAACCCTAAAAATTGCTAGGTATAAACCCCCGACTTTTTATTTGAAAACAAGCCATGAATTGACTTGAGTCCCAGCCCCTCAGGAGCACACCCGGATTCACTAGTGACGAGGCAATTTTCGCAGACGTTTCTCGAGCTGCTCAATCTCCTCAATTGAGCTGGCATGCTGTCTTAATAGTGGCCAAATCTGCATCATGATTTCTGCAGTGGCAAAGGTATCAGCTGCAGCCTGATGACGCACCGCACACTCAATCCCTAAAAACTGCATCCAGTCATCCATATATTTAGCCTTTACTTCAGGATGACACTTCGCCACCAATGGCTCGATGTCAATCCAGGCATTCTTTATCTTTCGCCCTAAGAATTGCTTAAAGGTTTTTTGAATCATTGCCTCATCAAACACCGCATGAAAAGCAAACAATGGAGCATTGCCAACCCACTCCTCAAACTGGAGTAGTGCGGTGGTTGGATCGACAC
Proteins encoded in this window:
- a CDS encoding M48 family metalloprotease, whose product is MEVIKTSQKSSLFKRILAAQLILSLAWPSAGFVYAAGPLPSPITGDVSVQGDSAALQNLGRAVQSPDARSSNLPSRNTPLTQPSFVLPDMGDPGGDSLSRMDEKKYGEMIMRQIRPDPDYSNDLPIYDYLNQMERRLLQAAKRLQLGGANEQGSGAYNFEVFAVKDSSINAFALPGGFIGFHTGLLVSAETDSEVASVMGHETGHVLQRHLARQMDKQTTNTMIALAGILLGALAASRNPGAASGLMQGGQAVAVNNQLSYSRDAEREADRIGFQILAASGYDVNGAPGFFQRLQKATGIMDSGVPSYVRTHPLTTDRIADMQDRARNVASRNVPTAVEFYFIKARARMEQSGSSSQMYDLKNTFDSLSKQSSPGKQMEGFYGLALVAQKQGKFDQAAGYLQQARNLANSASAPGSPIIRQSLSLDITASELALARGKGDEALQIAQATLKAFPQSYAAGAAMMNAYLKLGRTNDAIAWLKARTRLQPNEVVWWTMLSNAYDQAKNVPMRHYALGEKYALEGAWPSAIEQLKIARSSGGADFYQASSIDARLREMQKEYQEELKEQGKNMPS
- a CDS encoding 3'-5' exonuclease, whose translation is MNIDWIKGLWGAAPMDPYRWVVLDVETTGLNTRKASLIEIAAICIHLDPVTQTLKIDLADSFEIVLKQQASKTSDKENILLHGIGVQAQKAGVDPTTALLQFEEWVGNAPLFAFHAVFDEAMIQKTFKQFLGRKIKNAWIDIEPLVAKCHPEVKAKYMDDWMQFLGIECAVRHQAAADTFATAEIMMQIWPLLRQHASSIEEIEQLEKRLRKLPRH
- the moaC gene encoding cyclic pyranopterin monophosphate synthase MoaC, translating into MNKLTHFDASGQAHMVNVGDKPNTHRIALAGGKISMLPSTFKMVEGGTHKKGDVLGIARIAGIQASKKTSDLIPLCHPLALTHVSLEFVLHPETSSISCQVRAETTGPTGVEMEALTAVQVALLTIYDMCKAVDRGMVMGDVKLLEKSGGKSGEWKIAE
- a CDS encoding sodium:solute symporter family protein; translation: MELQTTIYLMVGLSFALYIGIAIWARAGSTSEFYVAGGDVNPVMNGMATAADWMSAASFISMAGLISNMGYGGGLFLMGWTGGYVLLALLLAPYLRKFGKFTVPQFIGDRFYSKTASTVAVVCLLVASLTYIIGQMTGVGIAFARFLEVSSETGIYIGMGIVFAYAVFGGMKGITYTQVAQYMVLIVAYIIPAVYISLALTGVAIPQFGLGANLTGSDVSLLARLDTVVTELGFGQYTTTTAGSKLNMFVYTLSLMIGTAGLPHVIMRFFTVKTVADARSSAGWALIFIAALYTTAPAVAAMAKYNLIATVNTAVATNGDLFAVESSIKADARPAWMARWEKTGLLKWQDKNGDGRVQYYNDKTKNQAAADKANAAGWKGNELTVNADIIVLANPEIAMLPNWVIGLVAAGGLAAALSTAAGLLMAISAAISHDLVKNVFMPEISEKGELMAGKIAMAVSIVIAGYLGLNPPGFAAGTVALAFGIAASSLFPAIMMGIFSKKMNKEGAIAGMLAGLFITLFYVFAHKGIFFIKGTEYLGLIGGANSFFGITPEAFGAIGAAVNFIVAFAVDKVTKEPPAHIQAMVEAVRIPRGSKAVDGAH
- a CDS encoding DUF4212 domain-containing protein: MQHSHDAHGYWKATLGLLTRILIVWFLVSFGAGILFVEQMNAFHLGGYPLGFWFAQQGSLVIFIALIWWYKSSMGKIDRQFDVHED